Proteins encoded by one window of Lactobacillus sp. ESL0684:
- a CDS encoding adenine phosphoribosyltransferase, producing the protein MANIFEEHIANVKDFPNKGITFRDITPILQDGKLFKLATHELAEYAKSRKADVIVGPEARGFIVGCPVATELNLGFVPARKPHKLPRAVERASYDLEYGSNSLEMHQDAIKPGQRVVVCDDLLATAGTLRACKELIENLGGELVGAGFYIELPDLKGKEKLPGLDVFSLVQYHGA; encoded by the coding sequence ATGGCAAACATTTTTGAAGAACACATCGCAAATGTGAAAGACTTTCCCAATAAAGGAATCACTTTTCGGGATATTACTCCTATTTTGCAAGATGGTAAACTATTTAAGTTAGCAACCCATGAACTTGCTGAGTATGCTAAGAGTAGAAAGGCAGATGTAATCGTTGGGCCAGAAGCACGAGGATTTATTGTTGGTTGTCCAGTGGCAACTGAATTAAATTTAGGTTTTGTACCTGCTAGAAAGCCCCATAAGTTGCCACGGGCTGTTGAACGTGCTTCTTATGATTTGGAATATGGTTCAAACAGCTTAGAAATGCATCAAGATGCGATTAAGCCCGGACAGCGAGTTGTTGTTTGTGATGATTTGTTAGCCACTGCTGGAACGCTAAGAGCATGTAAAGAATTGATTGAAAATTTAGGCGGCGAATTAGTTGGTGCTGGTTTTTATATCGAATTACCTGATTTAAAGGGTAAAGAAAAGTTACCAGGACTAGATGTCTTTTCATTAGTTCAATATCACGGTGCTTAA
- a CDS encoding GNAT family N-acetyltransferase, which translates to MELRKATMADFDQIMTILRDGANQLAESGVNQWQGEYPSPDQIKEDIKQGWAFLAMSDDQETVGAISIVSAPDHDYDNLDGHWLNPSDRYVVIHRVAIHSNHAGKGYATKLLSAVIDGIKRNRPDIDSIRIDTHEDNLAMQHLIDKMGFKRVGSLHGVYRQDETSYVYELVK; encoded by the coding sequence TTGGAATTAAGAAAAGCAACTATGGCTGACTTTGACCAGATTATGACGATTTTGCGAGATGGTGCTAATCAATTAGCTGAAAGTGGTGTTAACCAATGGCAGGGAGAATATCCATCACCAGATCAAATTAAGGAAGATATCAAGCAAGGTTGGGCTTTTTTAGCAATGTCAGATGACCAAGAAACTGTTGGCGCAATTTCAATTGTTAGTGCTCCGGATCATGATTATGATAACTTAGACGGTCACTGGCTAAATCCAAGTGATCGCTATGTAGTTATTCATCGTGTTGCAATTCATTCAAATCACGCTGGTAAAGGCTATGCAACTAAGCTATTAAGTGCTGTGATTGATGGTATCAAACGCAATCGTCCCGATATTGATTCAATTAGAATTGATACTCATGAGGATAATTTAGCGATGCAACATTTAATTGATAAGATGGGCTTTAAGCGAGTTGGCAGTCTGCATGGTGTCTACCGTCAAGATGAAACTTCTTATGTTTATGAATTAGTCAAATAA
- the recJ gene encoding single-stranded-DNA-specific exonuclease RecJ, with translation MEWKKRSGAELPADLVEKYQLSPLTAKLFSLRGINTDEQLEFWFNATEDDLADPKLMHDMTKAVERITQAVDSGEKIMIYGDYDADGITATTIMMETLQILGADVHYFIPDRFRDGYGPNLAAYQKIVADGTKLIITVDNGITGVEEVAYANSQGVDTIITDHHTIQEVVPNSYAIVHCNYPGQAYPFDDYCGAGVAYTICRELMQDSMSELLDLAMIGTIGDMVKVSGEGHILVKQGLAILNQTQRPGLRALIKQAGLTMRQIDETDVGFNLAPRLNAVGRLANASLAVELLLCDDETEAEELAIQVEELNDERKALTDGVFAACINQVERHNWQTKNTLVIYDSNFHEGVLGLVANKIVEKYHKPTIVLTKNDAGIIKGSGRSITGFNLFNALNPLKEDLLQKFGGHDFACGLSMSVDKIADLRAAFEDSFQVERSLAVEYYDCELPFTDLTPALMTDIAQVGPFGTDNVQPVFSITQAKITNYTVMGNQKQHVRFQANQSDGKLAVVGFNKEFLTKSLLPYIKQVFVKLGLNTYRGRTTLQGIMAGITFDTPQLTVPAPVVDLRQEEYIMGFADRYLLFDEKNLTVAANTFAIASDKITLVNDYHASGEVAVLLDVPHNQAEFDQALTNSYQQLYLRFLLDQLPVKKIPNKASFGQVLKYVYAHPNLTTNDYEQVASFLGLDYASILFILRVFFELKFVKFDQGKITGIKNPPQKPLSSSKYLAATQSQIEFVQTLRQMPSSELLMYVNQRLK, from the coding sequence ATAGAATGGAAAAAACGTAGTGGTGCAGAATTACCTGCAGATTTAGTTGAAAAGTATCAACTTAGCCCTCTAACGGCTAAGTTGTTTTCTTTGCGTGGAATTAATACTGATGAGCAGCTGGAATTTTGGTTTAATGCTACGGAAGATGATTTGGCGGATCCAAAGTTGATGCATGATATGACTAAAGCGGTCGAACGTATCACTCAAGCAGTAGACAGCGGCGAAAAAATCATGATCTATGGTGATTATGATGCTGATGGAATTACTGCTACGACGATTATGATGGAAACTCTGCAAATTTTAGGTGCAGATGTACATTACTTTATCCCCGATCGATTTCGTGACGGCTATGGTCCTAATTTAGCAGCTTATCAAAAAATTGTTGCTGATGGAACTAAGCTAATTATTACAGTTGATAACGGAATAACTGGGGTTGAAGAAGTGGCTTATGCCAACAGCCAAGGTGTTGATACGATTATTACTGATCACCATACCATTCAAGAAGTTGTTCCAAATAGTTATGCAATTGTGCATTGTAATTATCCTGGACAAGCATATCCCTTTGATGACTATTGCGGAGCTGGCGTTGCCTATACTATTTGTCGTGAATTAATGCAAGATTCGATGTCTGAGCTACTTGATTTAGCAATGATCGGTACAATTGGTGATATGGTCAAAGTTTCAGGTGAAGGTCATATTCTGGTTAAGCAGGGCTTAGCTATCCTTAATCAGACCCAAAGACCGGGTTTGCGGGCTTTAATTAAGCAAGCAGGTTTGACAATGAGACAAATTGATGAGACCGATGTTGGCTTTAATCTGGCACCACGATTAAATGCGGTAGGGCGTTTGGCAAATGCTAGCTTGGCAGTGGAATTGTTGCTATGTGATGATGAGACTGAGGCAGAAGAATTGGCAATTCAAGTCGAAGAGCTAAATGATGAGCGCAAAGCTTTAACTGATGGTGTGTTTGCAGCATGTATTAATCAAGTCGAGCGGCATAATTGGCAAACTAAGAACACTTTGGTTATTTATGATTCCAATTTTCATGAAGGCGTTTTGGGCTTGGTTGCTAATAAAATAGTTGAAAAATATCATAAACCGACAATTGTTTTGACTAAAAATGATGCTGGTATCATTAAAGGTTCAGGACGTTCAATTACTGGTTTTAACCTATTTAACGCACTTAATCCCTTAAAAGAAGATTTACTGCAAAAATTTGGTGGGCACGACTTTGCTTGCGGCTTATCGATGAGTGTAGATAAGATTGCCGACTTGAGAGCAGCTTTTGAGGACAGTTTTCAAGTAGAAAGAAGCTTGGCAGTAGAATATTATGATTGTGAGTTGCCATTCACAGATTTAACTCCAGCTTTAATGACCGATATCGCACAGGTAGGTCCATTTGGCACAGATAATGTACAGCCAGTATTTAGTATTACTCAGGCAAAAATCACTAACTATACTGTTATGGGCAATCAAAAGCAGCACGTCCGCTTTCAGGCTAATCAATCAGATGGTAAGTTAGCAGTTGTTGGCTTTAACAAGGAATTTTTAACGAAATCACTGTTGCCTTATATTAAGCAGGTTTTTGTTAAGTTAGGGTTAAATACTTATCGCGGACGGACTACGCTGCAGGGAATTATGGCTGGCATCACTTTTGATACACCTCAGTTGACGGTTCCCGCACCAGTAGTGGATTTACGCCAAGAAGAATATATTATGGGTTTTGCCGACAGATATTTATTGTTTGATGAAAAAAATCTGACTGTGGCAGCCAATACTTTTGCTATTGCTTCGGATAAGATTACATTAGTCAATGATTATCATGCAAGTGGCGAAGTGGCAGTTTTACTTGATGTACCCCACAATCAAGCTGAATTTGATCAGGCACTAACTAATAGTTACCAGCAATTGTATTTACGATTTTTGCTTGACCAATTACCAGTTAAAAAAATTCCGAATAAAGCTAGTTTTGGACAGGTTTTAAAGTACGTTTATGCGCATCCTAATTTGACTACCAATGACTATGAACAGGTGGCGTCATTTTTGGGGTTAGATTATGCTAGTATTTTATTTATTTTACGGGTCTTTTTTGAACTTAAGTTTGTTAAATTTGATCAGGGGAAAATTACTGGTATTAAAAATCCACCGCAAAAACCGTTAAGTTCGTCAAAATATCTGGCTGCTACGCAATCACAAATTGAATTTGTTCAAACTTTACGCCAAATGCCAAGTTCCGAACTATTAATGTACGTAAATCAACGTCTAAAATAA